The Branchiostoma floridae strain S238N-H82 unplaced genomic scaffold, Bfl_VNyyK Sc7u5tJ_202, whole genome shotgun sequence DNA window CATGATAATAGTTTATACAGTAACTTCTGTCCTGTGTAAAGTACATTTTCGTAGATCagttgcatttttttctcacaTAATTATACAGGGAGCTATCTCCAGGCTTTTGACTTACATTGTATTATGATTTTCCTGTCATAGGTCCATGCTGCTGTCTTAGCTCATATTGGTGCTGTCTTAATTTTGCAGATGATCCGTTGAAGGAAGAACTGGTCTGTCAACAACTGTCAGGTATTAACTATAATATTTGACTGGCcatttgtaaaatgatattcTGTGACATGTGGCATGTTTAAGCAAGGTTTAAGACAGTTCTTTGCAACCATACCTACATGACTCTCATTATAATATAAGTGGTAAGTTGCATTTGTCTTAACTTAATAGTACCCAGCCTGTACTTACAAGATTTGCTCCCATGGGAACAGTGACTTGCTGGGATAATCATAAGTCTCACATATTGTTTCTGTAAGAGCTGTTCTATCAACAAATATAAGCCTGCTCTCCAACTGTAGATGAAAATCTGTAATAATAACATTCCTTCTGTTCAGTTTATCTTTGTAACAAAACCTGATTGACCCTAGCATAAGTGGCAAACCGGATTAATTTTGTCTGTAGAGCACTTGTAATGTATTTGCTCCCATGGGAACAGTAGCTAAGTGTTGGTATTATGATAAATGTTGCTGCATAATCTCTGTGCAAGGCTTAGGTTGCACGTAAATGTCTGCACTGCATTTGCAAAATCGTGTGGATTTGTTGCTGTAGCTATTTCAAAATATTAGAATGATTCTGTAGTGTTAACATTTTCCAATCAATTCAGCTAAAGCTTATTACAAGTGGTCCCAAAAAAGTGCTGAGCAAGGGTTATAGGGGTAATGTTGATCATCTCCAACATTCATCTTTTTAACTCcatgtgaaaaagaaaaatatttttctcttaATCTTATGTTAAACTGTGCTATAAAGCCAAAAATCTGGCATGGGCATTACTGACAAAGCTTATAATGCATTCTACATTGTAACATAGCCATGCTATCATTTCTCAACGTCCATAATGTACAACTACTTGTATGCTATACTGCTGTGAATGCCATTTCAGTGACCTAGTGCTGATTATAATCTCATGGACTCCCTGTATATGGTCATTGACCTTGGTTAACCCCTTGCAGGTGGGTCAGGTGACTGATGGGATACGATGCAGTGTTAGCCAGGTGTATTAGAGCATTTCGAGCCTTGTATCCAGGTTTACCTGTCCTTATGGCAGCAGGCGGGACGAAAATCAAACCAGACTGTCAGGAAAATGTGGAATCGCTCAGGGAAGCACTTAAAAAGGTCAGTAGTATATGTAGTAACTATGGTAACATATTGTCTGCAAATTGATTTATTGAATGGTGGTGTATATCAAGATTTCTGTTTGCTGTAAGTGTTTGTGGCTGACATAATAATTAATATAAATCAGTATTTGGTGTACTTGTAAtattatatacaaatatacaaatctGTATGATTTTATGCGATTAAGTAGTGGCTGCATTTTAAGACACAATTTATAAACTTCTATGTAGAATTTCAGTCATGAATATCAATTTGGTCATACAAACAAAATTTATCAGATTTGAACAGTGTTTTTCGCAGTAACAAGAAATATGAATAACTAAATTTGCTGTGGCTCTACTAAGAGTGAATTGGTCTGCAATGGGGTGTGCATTGATGAGAATTCAGTCCCTcgtgcaaataaacaattatgaatgatggtacattttgtattgttggaGAATCTATACCCACCCAATTGCTCAGGCCATTTTCTGTGTAAGCAAAGTCCCAAGGGACTTACTGCTGGCAATGCACATTTATGAGATTATTCCTATAGGAAACATATTGGGCATGATGTGGTAgtaattatttttttctgaattatAGGACTCTGATATGGGAGAGCAGATCAAGGTAATTCTaagtgcttttttttctatcagtGTCTTAGTTTATTGTAGAAACCAAATGACTGAGAAAGCTATGAAACACTGTCAATAAATACCTCAAGCAAGCAGTTGTGGCACAGTGACTTATTTCAAATCAAAGAGAGATCTTACTAAtttcctttgccaagaaggttatatgtGATGTTTGTgcatgggtgtgtgtgtgtctgtggacaGCATACCTCGAGAAGTTATGGATGGATCCTTGTTATACAAAACTGAAGTTGTTAAATGCAGGTACCCGGTAGGTTGAGtttgggaaaacaaaggtcattttttgataatgggcctcctagcagcctTTTACAATACTGCAAAAGAatttcctgttttgatatcttatgcTCTGGACATTGGTTATGATATTTGAGAGGTAGTTAGCTCTGATAATAATgcgagtaagtggtataggtttgggctccctagtcCTCTGTACATTTGGGCCAGACTCCCTTTCCAATGTAAGCTTCTGGTATTAGGAttgtatatttctttttatttgaaGTGAGCTATGTTAGCATGCTGGAACATGTGATAAGTCTGTgaattgttttaatttgttaaaAACTATTTGTTTTCCACAGGATGTTCCTGACAAGGCTCTTAAGAGATTCCTGAGAGCCCACCTAACAGTCCCGGAGGCTCACAAGGTGTATGTGAAGTGTGAGAAGTGGAGACACAAGTATGGCGTGGAAAACATCAAGCCAGAAGACCCTGCCATCCAGTCAGAGTTAGCCACAGGAAAGGGCATTGTTCTGGAAGAGAGGGATAAGGATGGAAGGTATGATTCTGGAGTAGATTTTAAGAACTGTTGTCAATTTTACATCTCTCTAACATCAACTGTCGGATTTCCACCGGATGCCATAGTATATACCACCACATacaaaacgttgttatagaggtattttcaagattgtcttcaacaccttcATGTAGATATCTAAAGTGTATATACCTCAAGATTACGGATGTTTCATTCCCTTTCAATAACATTAGATTGTTAGATCATCTATATGGTAATATTGTTTGAATGAgttcttttgaatattttatttGCTTCACTGTACACACAGGCCCATTATTCTGGTAACAGTACAGCTTCATGATACGAAGAACAGAGACATGGAAGTGCTTACCAAGTTCACTGTCTACATGCTGGTCAGTATTCAAGATATTCTATCTTTTGTAGATATGGGGTACGGACACCTCAGGGGGTACGGGCACTATAAGGGTATGGACATCACAGGGGGAACGGACACTAGAGAAGTACGCACAGGGTAGGGGTTACGGATACTATAGGGGTACGGACATTACATTGGGTACGAACACttcagggggtacggacactcctgggggtacagacactacattTTGATGTTGATTGTGATATTCGGCCATAACTACTCATACTTCAGAGGCTaacattgccatggcaatgtctgttattacattgtagttgttgttgttgttgttgtgtttgaaTGTTGCTGAATACTTTAATTACATGTAGACAGTACAGGGGGTACAGACAGTTCAGGGGATACAGACAATACAGGGGGTGTAATGTTCTTGTTGTCATCGTATTTGAATGTAGCTGAATACtaattacatgtagattttgacctgctgtacattttgaccaGAACTTGACTTTGTGGACTCTTTTTCTAGGAAACACTTTCCAAGCTGTCTGACCAAGGCGAGATGGACAACATTTGTGTGCTGTTTGACATGAAGGACTTCAGCCTGCGGAACATGGACTATCAGTTTGTGAAGACTCTGATCATGCTGCTGCAGAGATACTTCCCAGAGAGACTGGGGGTTTGCCTCATTGTCAATGCACCAACTCTGTTCTCAGGCTGCTGGCTCATCATTAGACCTTGGTAAGCTGTAGGTTCTGATATGTGTTATTGTTAAgcttgttcagcaccaaggacaaaacatgccacgttttgtacaaaattatgatttttttcatttgccaaatattagttactcaagcaatcgGATATGAGGTTGGAAAGGGGTTCCAAACCATATatatttacaaaatcatatccagttgcttgagtaactgctctttggcatatcttattacctggatgtctaatcttcatcaatgtatgattttttcatgtttcagtGATTTGACATGCATTTGAAATGGATTCTTGCAAAAAGCTGTTGTATCTGATTATTCTTAAGCAGTTGTGATTCGAGGATCTTTTACATAACAGTTCTTAGAAATAACATATTTTTGTGAAAGGCTGGATGTTAATCCATACCTTTGTTCTGTTCCCCCTGTAGGCTGGATGAGAGAACACGGAAGAAAGTTGCTTTCATATACAGTGAAGAGGAGCTGTCACAATACATCAGACTGGATGTTTTGCCCAGGAAACTTTTCTGACAGAAACACACATCCTTTCTTTTGGATATAAACATTTCACACCTCAGTACAGGATACCCATAGCTTCAAGTAGAAAATGCACCTTTCAGTGGTATTATTATCAATAAATCTATTTACTCCAGTACCTCAATACCAGGAATATTCTGT harbors:
- the LOC118408582 gene encoding CRAL-TRIO domain-containing protein C589.09, mitochondrial-like, yielding MGYDAVLARCIRAFRALYPGLPVLMAAGGTKIKPDCQENVESLREALKKDSDMGEQIKDVPDKALKRFLRAHLTVPEAHKVYVKCEKWRHKYGVENIKPEDPAIQSELATGKGIVLEERDKDGRPIILVTVQLHDTKNRDMEVLTKFTVYMLETLSKLSDQGEMDNICVLFDMKDFSLRNMDYQFVKTLIMLLQRYFPERLGVCLIVNAPTLFSGCWLIIRPWLDERTRKKVAFIYSEEELSQYIRLDVLPRKLF